One Artemia franciscana chromosome 7, ASM3288406v1, whole genome shotgun sequence DNA segment encodes these proteins:
- the LOC136029386 gene encoding uncharacterized protein CG1161-like isoform X2, which translates to MSNFLCCILVAFMIICPFAADAQYEDVRCKCVCPDTSVVNGTTSNRKLFIGNVPPTKCDCTNVVLPQVGQDIVGKEQEFCPRCQCRYESRNTTTIKVVVIIVIWIISLLVIYMLFLVCLDPLCLGKQRTTAYEEQTNEEFELCTQDEMSGPIPPLRPRTTTSGGVLNRVGHQQDKWRRQVQEQRRHIYDRQTILN; encoded by the exons atGTCAAATTTTCTATGTTGTATCTTAGTAGCTTTTATGATAATTTGCCCCTTTGCAGCTGAT GCTCAGTATGAAGATGTAAGATGCAAATGTGTATGTCCTGATACATCAGTTGTTAATGGCACAACATCCAATAGGAAATTGTTTATTGGGAATGTTCCTCCAACTAAGTG tGACTGCACTAATGTGGTGCTACCTCAAGTTGGTCAAGATATAGTTGGTAAGGAGCAAGAATTTTGCCCCAGATGTCAGTGTCGATATGAAAGTAGAAACACAACAACAATTAAG GTTGTTGTCATTATTGTTATCTGGATTATATCGTTATTGGTAATTTATATGCTGTTTTTGGTCTGTTTGGATCCTTTATGTCTCGGCAAGCAAAGAACAACAGCCTATGAGGAGCAAACTAATGAGGAG TTTGAACTTTGTACGCAGGACGAGATGTCTGGACCCATTCCTCCCCTTCGTCCACGGACGACAACTAGTGGTGGAGTGCTCAATCGCGTTGGACACCAGCAGGATAAATGGAGAAGGCAAGTCCAGGAGCAACGAAGACATATATATGACCGTCAgacaattttaaattga
- the LOC136029386 gene encoding uncharacterized protein CG1161-like isoform X3 → MSNFLCCILVAFMIICPFAADAQYEDVRCKCVCPDTSVVNGTTSNRKLFIGNVPPTKCDCTNVVLPQVGQDIVGKEQEFCPRCQCRYESRNTTTIKVVVIIVIWIISLLVIYMLFLVCLDPLCLGKQRTTAYEEQTNEEVPLLHDEMSGPIPPLRPRTTTSGGVLNRVGHQQDKWRRQVQEQRRHIYDRQTILN, encoded by the exons atGTCAAATTTTCTATGTTGTATCTTAGTAGCTTTTATGATAATTTGCCCCTTTGCAGCTGAT GCTCAGTATGAAGATGTAAGATGCAAATGTGTATGTCCTGATACATCAGTTGTTAATGGCACAACATCCAATAGGAAATTGTTTATTGGGAATGTTCCTCCAACTAAGTG tGACTGCACTAATGTGGTGCTACCTCAAGTTGGTCAAGATATAGTTGGTAAGGAGCAAGAATTTTGCCCCAGATGTCAGTGTCGATATGAAAGTAGAAACACAACAACAATTAAG GTTGTTGTCATTATTGTTATCTGGATTATATCGTTATTGGTAATTTATATGCTGTTTTTGGTCTGTTTGGATCCTTTATGTCTCGGCAAGCAAAGAACAACAGCCTATGAGGAGCAAACTAATGAGGAGGTACCTTTATTACAT GACGAGATGTCTGGACCCATTCCTCCCCTTCGTCCACGGACGACAACTAGTGGTGGAGTGCTCAATCGCGTTGGACACCAGCAGGATAAATGGAGAAGGCAAGTCCAGGAGCAACGAAGACATATATATGACCGTCAgacaattttaaattga
- the LOC136029386 gene encoding uncharacterized protein CG1161-like isoform X4: protein MSNFLCCILVAFMIICPFAADAQYEDVRCKCVCPDTSVVNGTTSNRKLFIGNVPPTKCDCTNVVLPQVGQDIVGKEQEFCPRCQCRYESRNTTTIKVVVIIVIWIISLLVIYMLFLVCLDPLCLGKQRTTAYEEQTNEEDEMSGPIPPLRPRTTTSGGVLNRVGHQQDKWRRQVQEQRRHIYDRQTILN from the exons atGTCAAATTTTCTATGTTGTATCTTAGTAGCTTTTATGATAATTTGCCCCTTTGCAGCTGAT GCTCAGTATGAAGATGTAAGATGCAAATGTGTATGTCCTGATACATCAGTTGTTAATGGCACAACATCCAATAGGAAATTGTTTATTGGGAATGTTCCTCCAACTAAGTG tGACTGCACTAATGTGGTGCTACCTCAAGTTGGTCAAGATATAGTTGGTAAGGAGCAAGAATTTTGCCCCAGATGTCAGTGTCGATATGAAAGTAGAAACACAACAACAATTAAG GTTGTTGTCATTATTGTTATCTGGATTATATCGTTATTGGTAATTTATATGCTGTTTTTGGTCTGTTTGGATCCTTTATGTCTCGGCAAGCAAAGAACAACAGCCTATGAGGAGCAAACTAATGAGGAG GACGAGATGTCTGGACCCATTCCTCCCCTTCGTCCACGGACGACAACTAGTGGTGGAGTGCTCAATCGCGTTGGACACCAGCAGGATAAATGGAGAAGGCAAGTCCAGGAGCAACGAAGACATATATATGACCGTCAgacaattttaaattga
- the LOC136029386 gene encoding uncharacterized protein CG1161-like isoform X1, with amino-acid sequence MSNFLCCILVAFMIICPFAADAQYEDVRCKCVCPDTSVVNGTTSNRKLFIGNVPPTKCDCTNVVLPQVGQDIVGKEQEFCPRCQCRYESRNTTTIKVVVIIVIWIISLLVIYMLFLVCLDPLCLGKQRTTAYEEQTNEEVPLLHFELCTQDEMSGPIPPLRPRTTTSGGVLNRVGHQQDKWRRQVQEQRRHIYDRQTILN; translated from the exons atGTCAAATTTTCTATGTTGTATCTTAGTAGCTTTTATGATAATTTGCCCCTTTGCAGCTGAT GCTCAGTATGAAGATGTAAGATGCAAATGTGTATGTCCTGATACATCAGTTGTTAATGGCACAACATCCAATAGGAAATTGTTTATTGGGAATGTTCCTCCAACTAAGTG tGACTGCACTAATGTGGTGCTACCTCAAGTTGGTCAAGATATAGTTGGTAAGGAGCAAGAATTTTGCCCCAGATGTCAGTGTCGATATGAAAGTAGAAACACAACAACAATTAAG GTTGTTGTCATTATTGTTATCTGGATTATATCGTTATTGGTAATTTATATGCTGTTTTTGGTCTGTTTGGATCCTTTATGTCTCGGCAAGCAAAGAACAACAGCCTATGAGGAGCAAACTAATGAGGAGGTACCTTTATTACAT TTTGAACTTTGTACGCAGGACGAGATGTCTGGACCCATTCCTCCCCTTCGTCCACGGACGACAACTAGTGGTGGAGTGCTCAATCGCGTTGGACACCAGCAGGATAAATGGAGAAGGCAAGTCCAGGAGCAACGAAGACATATATATGACCGTCAgacaattttaaattga